One genomic segment of Nocardia spumae includes these proteins:
- a CDS encoding enoyl-CoA hydratase-related protein, translating into MATTEYQHILFARDGDTVRITMNRPDRRNALSADHLAELLTAFRAAGDTDATGIVLAANGPVFSAGHDFADVAARDLLGVRDLLVLCTQVMTTVEAVPQVVVARVHGLATAAGCQLVASCDLAVAAESAGFALPGGKGGWFCHTPAVPVARAIGRKRLMELALTGDPVDAATAAEWGLINRAVPDADLDAAVDDLLTRATRGSRAGKALGKRTLYAQLDRPEADAYTLAVEVMAAASQLPGAREGMDAFLHKRTPIWPD; encoded by the coding sequence ATGGCCACAACGGAGTACCAGCACATTCTCTTCGCGCGCGACGGCGACACCGTGCGCATCACCATGAACCGACCGGATCGGCGCAATGCGCTCTCGGCTGATCATCTCGCCGAATTGCTGACGGCCTTCCGGGCGGCCGGGGACACCGATGCCACGGGTATCGTGCTGGCGGCCAACGGTCCGGTGTTCTCCGCGGGACACGATTTCGCCGATGTCGCCGCTCGCGATCTGCTCGGCGTCCGCGATCTGCTCGTGCTCTGCACGCAGGTCATGACCACCGTCGAAGCGGTGCCGCAGGTGGTGGTGGCGCGCGTGCACGGGCTGGCCACCGCCGCCGGATGCCAACTCGTCGCCTCCTGCGATCTCGCCGTGGCCGCGGAATCGGCCGGATTCGCACTGCCCGGCGGTAAGGGCGGGTGGTTCTGCCACACTCCGGCCGTCCCCGTGGCGCGCGCGATCGGCCGCAAACGCCTGATGGAACTGGCCCTGACCGGTGACCCGGTCGACGCGGCCACCGCCGCCGAGTGGGGCCTGATCAACCGTGCCGTCCCCGACGCCGACCTCGACGCGGCGGTCGACGACCTCCTCACCCGCGCCACCCGGGGCAGCCGAGCCGGCAAGGCCCTCGGCAAGCGCACCCTCTACGCCCAGCTCGACCGCCCGGAAGCCGACGCCTACACCCTCGCGGTGGAGGTCATGGCCGCGGCCTCCCAGCTGCCCGGCGCCCGCGAGGGAATGGACGCCTTCCTGCACAAGCGCACCCCGATCTGGCCGGACTAG
- a CDS encoding SRPBCC family protein: MTTVTESVDVHVPVTTAYNQWTQFESFPEFMQGVSRVEQLDDTHTHWTVEVAGATREFDARITEQHPDERVSWTSEIGPQHSGVVTFHRLDDTTTRVTAQMDIDPDGFVENVADKLGVLDRRVKGDLKRFRDFIESRDRETGSWRGNVGRPQP, encoded by the coding sequence ATGACGACAGTTACCGAATCGGTCGACGTCCACGTTCCGGTCACGACCGCGTACAACCAGTGGACCCAGTTCGAATCGTTCCCCGAATTCATGCAGGGGGTGAGCCGAGTCGAGCAACTCGACGACACCCACACGCACTGGACGGTCGAAGTGGCCGGAGCGACAAGGGAATTCGACGCGCGCATCACCGAACAGCATCCGGACGAACGCGTTTCGTGGACCTCCGAGATCGGACCTCAGCACTCGGGTGTCGTCACCTTTCACCGGCTCGACGACACCACGACTCGCGTGACCGCTCAAATGGACATCGATCCCGACGGTTTCGTGGAGAACGTCGCCGACAAGCTCGGCGTGCTGGACCGCCGGGTCAAGGGTGATCTGAAGCGGTTCCGAGATTTCATCGAATCGCGAGATCGGGAAACCGGTTCCTGGCGCGGAAATGTGGGTCGGCCGCAGCCTTGA
- a CDS encoding aminoglycoside phosphotransferase family protein, with translation MNHKVWLLGRSATVGTRMLGEKILGPKARAREDVPISGDHLTPEWLTAVLCGDIPGAEVTALETSNGSSGTSTRVAIRVEYNDAGAGAGLPTALFAKTTTTFAQRILLGGGKMIDGETRFFRDFRPAVDIEAPIGYWGASDPASWRSIALMEDIAATRGAVFSEPTASITREQAEDLVRNLARLHGTFWESESIEALNTPAYMLDVYLSAIDMKKRCEVGLRRAEEVVPEALHGRSERLWAGVERAVTIATDDIPPTLLHGDPHIGQTYRTDSGRMGFVDWQVVMRGGWAHDFAYTVNSGCEPEDRRVWDRDLLAAYLDELGRAGGKPPAFEDAWLLYRQQSMFAYAAWAFTIGRASYQPRMQTDETCLTLLRRITTAIDDLDSLTALDV, from the coding sequence GTGAATCACAAGGTCTGGTTGCTGGGTCGATCCGCGACCGTCGGTACTCGGATGCTCGGCGAGAAGATTCTGGGACCGAAAGCGCGCGCCCGCGAGGATGTGCCGATCTCCGGCGATCATCTCACTCCCGAATGGCTCACCGCGGTTCTGTGCGGCGATATTCCCGGCGCCGAGGTGACCGCACTCGAAACATCCAACGGCAGTAGCGGCACGTCGACACGGGTCGCGATCCGGGTCGAGTACAACGATGCCGGGGCCGGGGCCGGGTTGCCGACAGCGTTGTTCGCCAAGACCACCACGACGTTCGCGCAGCGCATCCTGCTGGGTGGCGGAAAGATGATCGACGGGGAGACCCGGTTCTTCCGCGACTTCCGGCCCGCGGTCGATATCGAGGCGCCGATCGGATACTGGGGGGCGTCCGATCCGGCATCGTGGCGGTCGATCGCGCTGATGGAGGATATCGCCGCGACGCGCGGAGCGGTCTTCAGCGAGCCGACGGCGTCGATCACTCGCGAGCAGGCCGAGGACCTGGTCCGCAACCTCGCCCGGCTGCACGGCACGTTCTGGGAATCCGAGTCGATCGAGGCGCTCAACACTCCGGCATACATGCTGGACGTGTACCTCTCGGCGATCGATATGAAGAAGCGGTGCGAGGTGGGGCTCCGGCGCGCGGAGGAGGTCGTCCCGGAGGCGTTGCACGGTCGCAGCGAACGACTGTGGGCAGGTGTCGAGCGGGCGGTCACCATCGCGACGGACGACATTCCCCCGACGCTGCTGCACGGTGATCCCCATATCGGCCAGACCTACCGAACCGACAGTGGCCGAATGGGTTTCGTGGACTGGCAGGTCGTCATGCGGGGCGGCTGGGCACATGATTTCGCCTATACCGTGAATTCCGGATGCGAGCCGGAAGACCGCCGGGTGTGGGACAGGGACCTGCTCGCGGCCTATCTGGACGAGCTGGGGCGGGCCGGCGGTAAACCGCCCGCATTCGAGGATGCCTGGCTGCTCTATCGGCAGCAGTCGATGTTCGCCTACGCCGCTTGGGCTTTCACGATCGGCCGCGCGAGCTATCAACCGAGGATGCAGACGGACGAGACCTGCCTGACATTGTTGCGCCGCATCACCACGGCGATCGACGATCTCGATTCGCTGACCGCCCTGGACGTGTAA
- a CDS encoding cytochrome P450 yields the protein MSTSQFPTRPPMCPISHSSPTSNDGPRVALHTPDFSDDPHRVYREMRSRYGSLAPVELAPDVPATLVIGYHTAVRILNDPEHFPADPRQWQQTVPRDCPILPLLEWRPMASRSTGADFHRYRQAITASIDAVDLYALREAVEKSALPLINRFCEDGHAELITQYIYPLVFELVNFMLGCPPEIGGQVAAGTAALLEGVDAEQGNRMLGEALMNLVTLKRAEPGNDITSVLQQHGSALDDIEVSHHISQIYGAGIEFELNLIANTLLLVLRDSRFGGSVLGGNLSSRDAVDEVLFDDPPLANLLITYPRQPILIDDVWLPANQPVVISMAACNNDPAIRGDDMTGNRSHLAWGIGPHACPAQSLAYLIAQDAIDQLLDALPEIRLAADDGATSRRPGPFHRALTALPVTFPPTPPLNIDNVPG from the coding sequence ATGAGTACGTCGCAGTTCCCGACCCGCCCGCCGATGTGCCCGATTTCCCACAGCTCACCGACCAGCAACGACGGTCCGCGAGTGGCGTTGCACACCCCGGACTTCTCCGATGACCCGCACCGGGTCTACCGCGAAATGCGCAGCCGGTACGGCTCGCTCGCCCCGGTCGAACTGGCTCCGGACGTTCCCGCGACGCTGGTGATCGGGTATCACACCGCGGTCCGAATTCTCAACGACCCCGAGCACTTTCCCGCGGATCCACGCCAGTGGCAGCAGACGGTCCCCAGAGACTGCCCGATCCTTCCGCTGCTGGAATGGCGGCCGATGGCCAGCAGAAGTACCGGCGCCGATTTTCACCGATATCGGCAGGCCATCACGGCGAGCATCGACGCCGTGGATCTCTACGCGCTGCGCGAGGCCGTCGAAAAGTCCGCGCTGCCCCTGATCAACCGCTTCTGCGAGGACGGCCACGCGGAACTGATCACGCAGTACATCTATCCGCTCGTCTTCGAACTCGTGAACTTCATGCTCGGCTGCCCGCCGGAGATCGGCGGTCAGGTCGCGGCCGGTACGGCCGCGCTGCTCGAAGGTGTCGACGCGGAGCAGGGCAACCGCATGCTCGGCGAGGCACTGATGAACCTGGTGACGCTCAAACGAGCGGAGCCCGGCAACGACATCACCTCGGTGCTGCAGCAGCACGGCTCCGCTCTGGACGACATCGAAGTCTCGCACCACATCTCCCAGATCTACGGCGCGGGAATCGAATTCGAACTGAATCTGATCGCCAACACACTGCTGCTCGTCCTGCGCGACAGCCGTTTCGGCGGCAGTGTGCTGGGCGGGAATCTGTCCTCGCGCGACGCGGTGGACGAGGTCTTGTTCGACGATCCCCCGCTGGCGAATCTGCTGATCACCTACCCGCGTCAGCCGATTCTCATCGACGATGTCTGGTTGCCGGCCAATCAGCCGGTGGTGATCAGCATGGCGGCCTGCAACAACGATCCGGCGATCCGCGGCGACGATATGACCGGCAATCGGTCTCACTTGGCGTGGGGCATCGGCCCGCACGCCTGCCCGGCACAGTCGCTGGCCTATCTGATCGCCCAGGACGCGATCGACCAGCTCCTGGACGCGCTGCCCGAGATCCGCCTCGCGGCGGACGACGGTGCGACCAGCCGACGTCCGGGGCCGTTCCATCGAGCACTGACGGCGCTGCCGGTGACCTTCCCGCCCACCCCACCGCTGAATATCGACAACGTGCCCGGGTAG
- a CDS encoding class I SAM-dependent methyltransferase, producing MDAAEWDARYAQSELVWGAPPNATVVEHIFGLERRIRLVPDAPGQAVPELPRALDLAAGEGRHALWLATHGWQVRAVDFSQVGIDKGRTVASRLSRSVRTRITWQCADVTDLPGAEIDGPFELILAVYIHLPAAQRRTMLLAAAERLSPGGTLLVLGHDTTNITDGYGGPQDPAILFTPDDVIADLAPAEDVRIDAAQRVLRETEGRDAIDALVVATRTVPDLETQAVEAAPED from the coding sequence ATGGACGCCGCCGAATGGGACGCGCGCTACGCGCAGAGCGAATTGGTGTGGGGCGCACCGCCGAATGCGACGGTCGTGGAGCATATTTTCGGTCTGGAGCGCAGAATTCGACTGGTGCCCGACGCCCCCGGACAGGCCGTCCCCGAACTACCCCGCGCACTGGATCTGGCCGCCGGTGAGGGCCGGCACGCGCTGTGGCTGGCCACGCACGGCTGGCAGGTGCGCGCGGTCGACTTCTCCCAGGTCGGCATCGACAAGGGCCGCACGGTGGCCTCGCGGCTGTCCCGATCGGTGCGCACTCGGATCACCTGGCAGTGCGCCGATGTCACCGATCTGCCCGGTGCGGAGATCGACGGTCCGTTCGAGTTGATCCTGGCGGTCTACATTCACCTGCCCGCCGCACAGCGGCGGACGATGTTGCTGGCGGCGGCCGAGCGCCTGAGCCCGGGCGGCACCCTGCTCGTACTCGGTCACGACACCACCAATATCACCGACGGCTACGGCGGCCCACAGGATCCCGCGATCCTGTTCACCCCCGACGACGTGATCGCGGATCTCGCCCCGGCGGAAGACGTTCGCATCGATGCCGCGCAGCGGGTGCTGCGCGAAACCGAGGGCCGCGACGCCATCGACGCCCTGGTCGTGGCCACCCGCACGGTTCCCGATCTGGAGACACAGGCGGTGGAAGCCGCCCCCGAGGACTGA
- a CDS encoding formylglycine-generating enzyme family protein, which produces MGSDRHYPEERPAHAVTVDAFAIETHQVTNAEYERFVAATGYVTVAERPLDPADFPGAPAENLRPGSMVFTRTSGPVDLRHLNLWWRWTPGACWRNPEGPDSALAGRADHPVVHIAHEDADAYARWRGRRLPTEAQWEAAARGGLAGAEFTWGDEGESSTARLANYWHGDFPWRPDSGYGQTAAVGSFPPNAYGLFDMAGNVWEWTGDWYSTGHAGGGCCVPRNPRGAAVEQSYDPRQPQFRVPRKVIKGGSFLCADSYCRRYRPAARRPQMIDTGMSHIGFRCVADTVDAG; this is translated from the coding sequence ATGGGCTCCGATCGGCACTATCCGGAGGAACGGCCCGCACATGCGGTCACCGTCGACGCCTTCGCCATCGAGACCCACCAGGTCACCAATGCCGAATACGAACGGTTCGTCGCCGCGACCGGATATGTCACCGTCGCCGAACGACCGCTGGATCCGGCGGACTTCCCGGGGGCGCCGGCGGAGAATCTGCGGCCCGGTTCGATGGTCTTCACGCGCACGTCCGGACCGGTGGATCTGCGCCACCTGAATCTGTGGTGGCGGTGGACACCAGGCGCCTGCTGGCGGAATCCGGAGGGTCCGGATTCCGCCCTCGCCGGGCGCGCCGATCATCCCGTCGTCCACATCGCGCACGAGGACGCCGACGCCTACGCCCGATGGCGGGGCCGCCGGTTGCCGACCGAGGCGCAATGGGAGGCCGCCGCGCGCGGTGGCCTCGCCGGGGCCGAATTCACCTGGGGTGACGAGGGCGAATCCAGTACCGCCCGGCTGGCCAACTACTGGCACGGGGATTTCCCGTGGCGTCCCGACAGCGGGTACGGACAGACCGCCGCCGTCGGATCCTTCCCGCCGAACGCCTACGGCCTGTTCGATATGGCGGGCAATGTCTGGGAATGGACCGGAGACTGGTATTCCACGGGTCATGCGGGCGGCGGCTGCTGTGTTCCACGAAATCCGCGCGGCGCGGCCGTCGAGCAGAGCTACGACCCCCGGCAACCGCAGTTCCGCGTACCGCGCAAGGTGATCAAGGGCGGCTCCTTCCTGTGCGCCGACAGCTATTGCCGCCGCTATCGCCCCGCCGCGCGGCGGCCGCAGATGATCGACACCGGAATGAGTCATATCGGATTCCGATGTGTGGCCGACACCGTGGATGCCGGCTGA
- a CDS encoding DUF4185 domain-containing protein, with product MSKTVSVLLSAIAGASALLLTVTTPAAANPNAINPIPVLNGTNGLPNLGGRSRAIFQVTGLASPNATENYNVLGTDLGIMWDNGRGEMLTAFGDTAGVGLPNLLAGSFWAWRSNILVRSHTQDPSGGIYFDSAVRDIFGQARDLIPSPKIPFIEISRIPTAGISVGGVQYMSLMSVKSWDDVGQWTTNYSGLAASADNGETWADLDFTRRPDEGGNANFQMNAFVKSGGWVYEYGTPSGRNHDAFVARVREDAIQDLGAYDYWDGGGWRHNDVNAARPITGGVGEMSVMWNDYLGQFIMLTTDPWNSVVLRRAPSPEGPWSPPEVLIDTRELPTAYAPSIFPYQTGRDLYYLTTVHSQYNVILMHTTL from the coding sequence TTGTCCAAGACCGTATCCGTCCTGCTGTCTGCGATAGCGGGTGCCTCGGCCTTGCTTCTGACCGTGACCACACCGGCGGCCGCCAACCCCAACGCCATCAATCCGATCCCGGTTCTCAACGGCACCAACGGCCTGCCGAATCTGGGCGGCCGCTCCCGGGCGATATTCCAGGTGACCGGGCTGGCGAGTCCGAACGCCACCGAGAATTACAACGTGCTCGGTACGGATCTGGGGATCATGTGGGACAACGGCAGAGGTGAGATGCTCACCGCCTTCGGCGATACCGCGGGAGTCGGCTTGCCGAATCTGCTCGCCGGAAGTTTCTGGGCGTGGCGCAGCAATATCCTCGTGCGCAGTCATACCCAGGATCCGTCCGGCGGTATCTACTTCGACAGCGCCGTCCGGGATATCTTCGGCCAGGCCCGAGATCTGATTCCCAGTCCGAAAATCCCTTTCATCGAGATCAGTCGTATCCCGACCGCGGGTATTTCCGTCGGCGGTGTGCAGTACATGAGCCTCATGTCGGTCAAGAGCTGGGACGACGTGGGCCAGTGGACCACCAACTACTCCGGGCTGGCCGCCTCGGCCGACAACGGGGAGACCTGGGCGGACCTCGACTTCACCCGGCGGCCCGACGAGGGCGGAAACGCGAACTTCCAGATGAACGCCTTCGTCAAGAGTGGCGGCTGGGTGTACGAATACGGCACGCCGTCCGGACGCAATCACGATGCCTTTGTCGCGCGGGTCCGTGAGGACGCCATTCAAGACCTCGGCGCATACGACTATTGGGACGGCGGCGGCTGGCGGCACAACGATGTGAACGCCGCGCGACCGATCACCGGCGGGGTCGGCGAGATGTCGGTGATGTGGAACGACTACCTCGGCCAATTCATCATGCTGACCACCGATCCGTGGAATTCGGTGGTGCTGCGCCGGGCACCCTCGCCGGAAGGTCCGTGGAGCCCGCCGGAGGTGCTGATCGATACGCGCGAATTGCCGACCGCCTACGCGCCGTCGATCTTCCCGTATCAAACCGGGCGCGATCTTTATTACCTCACCACGGTGCACAGTCAATACAACGTGATCCTCATGCACACGACACTGTAA
- a CDS encoding crotonase/enoyl-CoA hydratase family protein → MSNVSLTFDGDRAYVELDRPEKHNGLTLEMLNDLVRVARVIGRRGDIRAVIVSGNGPSFSSGLDIAKAIGDPLTIVRNFLPIPWLGTNTFQEACWAWRRLPQPVIAAVHGHCFGGGLQLALAADFRFAAPDSDFSVMEVAHGLIPDMSGAVTLSRLIGADKALLLTMTADPVDAAYAERIGLITQVCGDPRAEAEKLADRIAARPAPAVTAAKRLFDRTWQAGTRRTLGIERATQIPLLVRQALGRR, encoded by the coding sequence ATGAGCAACGTATCCCTGACCTTCGACGGTGATCGCGCCTACGTCGAACTCGACCGGCCCGAGAAGCACAACGGGCTCACCCTCGAGATGCTCAACGATCTCGTCCGGGTGGCCCGGGTGATCGGCCGTCGCGGCGATATTCGCGCCGTGATCGTCTCCGGAAACGGTCCCAGTTTCTCCAGCGGCCTGGATATCGCGAAGGCGATCGGCGATCCACTCACCATCGTGCGCAATTTCCTGCCGATTCCGTGGCTGGGCACCAATACCTTCCAGGAGGCCTGCTGGGCTTGGCGGCGGCTGCCGCAGCCGGTGATCGCGGCTGTGCACGGCCATTGTTTCGGCGGCGGCCTGCAATTGGCTCTGGCTGCCGATTTCCGTTTCGCGGCACCGGATTCCGATTTCTCGGTGATGGAAGTCGCGCACGGACTGATTCCCGATATGTCGGGCGCGGTCACGCTGTCGCGCCTGATCGGCGCGGACAAGGCACTACTTTTGACGATGACCGCAGATCCGGTCGACGCGGCATATGCCGAGCGCATCGGCTTGATTACGCAGGTGTGTGGCGATCCGCGCGCCGAGGCGGAGAAATTGGCGGATCGCATCGCCGCCCGTCCGGCTCCGGCGGTGACCGCCGCGAAACGATTGTTCGACCGGACCTGGCAGGCCGGAACCCGCCGCACACTGGGCATCGAGCGGGCCACTCAGATACCACTGCTCGTCCGTCAGGCGCTCGGTCGTCGGTAG
- a CDS encoding alpha/beta fold hydrolase — protein MLLNHHRAGTGAPLVLIHGVGSRWQVWEPIIETLAAGFDVIAVDLPGFGESAPLPHTTVDTLTDALHAFLTEQGIERPHLAGNSMGGLIALNLGARGIARSVTAFSPIGFWSDAGRIWCQQALGRAATLGKGLRSRLPAILGTPAGRTAFLSIVFGRPWALDTRTAVDTVDGVLRAPGFRPALASFDTAKLRDGGRLGRVPVTIAWGSRDILLTYRTQSRRARHWLPEARHVTLPGSGHTPFYDDPAGCAKIVLEQAATGG, from the coding sequence ATGCTGTTGAATCATCACCGGGCCGGCACCGGTGCACCACTGGTCCTGATCCACGGCGTCGGCAGCCGCTGGCAGGTGTGGGAACCGATCATCGAGACGCTGGCCGCAGGCTTCGATGTCATCGCGGTCGACCTTCCGGGATTCGGGGAGTCCGCACCACTACCGCACACCACGGTCGACACCCTCACCGACGCCCTGCACGCCTTCCTCACCGAACAGGGCATCGAGCGCCCGCACCTGGCGGGTAACTCGATGGGTGGATTGATCGCGCTGAATCTCGGCGCGCGCGGGATCGCGCGCTCGGTCACGGCGTTCTCGCCGATCGGATTCTGGTCCGATGCCGGGCGCATCTGGTGCCAGCAGGCCCTGGGCCGGGCCGCCACCCTCGGCAAGGGGCTGCGTTCGCGGTTGCCCGCGATCCTCGGCACACCGGCCGGGCGCACCGCGTTCCTGAGCATCGTCTTCGGCCGTCCGTGGGCCCTGGACACCCGGACCGCGGTGGATACGGTCGACGGCGTGCTGCGCGCGCCCGGCTTCCGGCCCGCGCTGGCCTCCTTCGATACGGCCAAACTGCGCGACGGCGGACGCTTGGGCCGCGTCCCGGTCACGATCGCCTGGGGCAGCCGCGACATCCTGCTCACCTACCGCACCCAGAGCCGCCGGGCGCGGCACTGGCTGCCCGAAGCCCGTCACGTCACCTTGCCCGGCAGCGGCCACACCCCGTTCTACGACGATCCGGCCGGCTGCGCGAAGATAGTGCTCGAGCAGGCCGCTACCGGCGGGTAA
- a CDS encoding HAD family hydrolase: MTGGLDTWHEGETKSAIVDFVARITDRAGPDYVEPAARVAVFDNDGTLWCEKPMPIQLDFTIRRMGELAGREPELRGQQPWKAAYEQDLQWLGAAMVKHYRGDDTDLKLLMGAVTRAFGEITVEDYDARVAAFFDEADHPSLARPYRGCGFTPMVDLLRYLEAAGFTTYIASGGDRDFMRPVAGALYGVPPERVIGSALGITYRERDGRTDLLYKSAMDFFDDGPEKPIRIWSRVGRRPILSVGNSNGDLPMLSYSEPPGSRALRMLILHDDADREFDYVAGAEDALDHARRHGWTVVSMKNDWREIFAPEPS; this comes from the coding sequence GTGACGGGCGGGCTGGACACCTGGCACGAGGGTGAAACCAAGTCGGCGATAGTCGATTTCGTCGCCCGGATCACCGATCGCGCCGGACCCGACTATGTGGAACCGGCGGCGCGGGTCGCGGTCTTCGACAACGACGGCACCCTGTGGTGTGAGAAACCGATGCCCATTCAGCTGGATTTCACGATCCGGCGGATGGGCGAATTGGCCGGGCGGGAACCGGAATTGCGCGGACAACAGCCCTGGAAGGCCGCCTACGAGCAGGACCTGCAATGGCTCGGCGCCGCGATGGTCAAGCACTATCGCGGTGACGACACGGATCTGAAGTTGTTGATGGGAGCGGTGACCCGCGCCTTCGGCGAGATCACCGTGGAGGATTACGACGCGCGGGTGGCGGCCTTCTTCGACGAGGCCGACCATCCGAGCCTCGCGCGCCCGTACCGCGGCTGCGGATTCACTCCCATGGTGGATCTGCTGCGGTATCTGGAGGCGGCCGGGTTCACCACCTATATCGCCTCCGGCGGGGACCGGGATTTCATGCGCCCGGTCGCCGGCGCGCTCTACGGTGTGCCGCCGGAACGGGTGATCGGCAGCGCCCTCGGAATCACCTATCGGGAACGCGACGGCCGCACCGATCTGCTGTACAAGTCCGCGATGGATTTCTTCGACGACGGACCGGAGAAGCCGATTCGGATCTGGAGCCGCGTCGGCCGCCGCCCGATTCTGTCGGTGGGCAACTCCAATGGCGATCTGCCGATGCTGTCGTATTCCGAACCGCCCGGCTCGCGGGCCCTGCGCATGCTGATCCTGCACGACGACGCCGACCGGGAATTCGACTACGTCGCCGGCGCCGAGGATGCGCTCGACCACGCGCGTCGCCATGGCTGGACGGTCGTCAGCATGAAGAATGACTGGCGCGAGATCTTCGCCCCCGAACCGAGCTGA
- a CDS encoding alpha/beta hydrolase family protein translates to MRIETNAGVAEIEISAGTGERFLMVLTHGSGGGVEAKDLLAVTDRAVALGGVVARVVQPYRVAGRRAPGSATVQDAAWLEIVAALRKRAPGRPLIQGGRSNGARVACRTAVEAGAKGVLALSFPLHPPGKPEKTRRAELLAASAHLDVVVINGERDPFGIPDAADAAAVTVVPGQPHSFRGGFDLIADTVEPWLRRWAELG, encoded by the coding sequence GTGCGCATCGAGACGAATGCGGGGGTTGCCGAGATCGAGATCTCGGCGGGTACGGGTGAGCGCTTCCTCATGGTGCTGACCCACGGCTCCGGAGGCGGCGTCGAGGCCAAGGATCTGCTCGCGGTGACCGACCGTGCCGTCGCGCTGGGCGGGGTGGTCGCCCGGGTGGTGCAGCCGTATCGCGTGGCCGGACGGCGGGCGCCCGGATCGGCGACGGTCCAGGACGCGGCGTGGCTGGAGATCGTCGCGGCGCTGCGGAAGCGGGCGCCGGGTCGCCCACTGATCCAGGGCGGCCGGAGCAACGGTGCCCGTGTCGCCTGTCGCACGGCGGTCGAGGCCGGTGCGAAAGGTGTACTGGCGCTGTCGTTTCCGCTGCACCCGCCGGGTAAGCCGGAGAAGACGCGGCGAGCCGAACTACTCGCGGCCTCCGCACATCTCGACGTGGTGGTGATCAACGGTGAGCGCGATCCGTTCGGCATCCCGGACGCCGCCGATGCCGCCGCGGTGACCGTCGTTCCCGGCCAGCCGCATTCCTTCCGCGGCGGTTTCGACCTCATCGCCGACACGGTGGAGCCGTGGCTGCGGCGGTGGGCCGAACTGGGCTGA